The genomic interval TCGAGCTGACCCTGCGGCCCTGGTCGTTCCTCACCTTCGTCGCCCGGTTCCTCGCCGACATGTTCGTCTCCTCGCTCCAGGTCTCGTGGTATGCGCTGCGGCCCTCCGGCACTCCCGGCAACAGCGTCATCGCGGTCCAGCTCCGCTCGCGCTCGGACCTCTTCCTCACCGCGACCGGCATGCTGTGCACCCTCGTGCCCGGCTCCGTGGTGGTCGAGGCCCAGCGCTCGACGGGCACCCTGTTCCTCCATGTCATCGGGGCGTACGACACCGCGACCGTGGAGGCGGCCCGGCAGCGGGTGCTGCGCCAGGAGGAGCGCGTGCTGCGAGCCCTCGCCCGCCGCGACGTGCTCGAGGGGGCGCACCTGCCATGACCTTCGAGACCGGACTGCTCCTCGTCGCCGGGATCCTCGCGATCGCCGGCGTGCTCATCGTCGTGCGCATCATCACCGGGCCGACGATCCTGGACCGTGCCGTCGGATCCGACATGCTCGTGGTGCTCATGGTGATGGCGCTCGCCGTCTACACCGCGTCCTCACGCACCACGTACGCGGCGGCCGCGATGCTGTCGCTCACGGGCCTGTCGTTCATGGCGAGCGTCGCAGTGGCCCGCTTCGTGTCACGGGAGGACGCCTCGGGCGCCCGTCGACCCGGTGCCTCGGGTTCGGATGCGCGCGGTGATCACCGCGAGGCGATCAGTGCCCCCGGCGAGGCCGTGCTCGACGAGCACGCGGCGGCCGATCCCGAGCGCGGTGCGGACGCCCCCCGCGAGATCGGCACGGAAGCCCCCGTCGACGGGGACGGAGGTGAGCGCCATGACGGCCGCTGAGATCGTCGCCCTCGTGCTCATGCTCCTCGGTGCGCTCCAGACCCTGATCG from Brachybacterium huguangmaarense carries:
- a CDS encoding Na+/H+ antiporter subunit E; the protein is MRQRLREAPSHWLEILGATVFWCLLWGGRFSPSDVLGGLLVAAVVVILFPLPRLSVELTLRPWSFLTFVARFLADMFVSSLQVSWYALRPSGTPGNSVIAVQLRSRSDLFLTATGMLCTLVPGSVVVEAQRSTGTLFLHVIGAYDTATVEAARQRVLRQEERVLRALARRDVLEGAHLP
- a CDS encoding monovalent cation/H+ antiporter complex subunit F, with protein sequence MTFETGLLLVAGILAIAGVLIVVRIITGPTILDRAVGSDMLVVLMVMALAVYTASSRTTYAAAAMLSLTGLSFMASVAVARFVSREDASGARRPGASGSDARGDHREAISAPGEAVLDEHAAADPERGADAPREIGTEAPVDGDGGERHDGR